One genomic region from Burkholderia latens encodes:
- a CDS encoding cyclic peptide export ABC transporter: MTAAHEPSSPPSLDASPGRPAARLILALLRESRASLALALVACVLNGIASVLLVATLNRALATPGAADAALAWRFALCAVTALVTRIVSGTLFARLSQDTMARLRVHLARRVGAAELRDIERIGAAPVQSVLTDDATNVSMLFFALPNLVMHGSIVFGCLGYLAWLSWPVCALALTAIVAGSLGYHTGDRRAIASLEAAGHAQDRLFGYLGSLFSGAKELKLHDARARQFVDGQLGAAIGEVRDHRRRAFSAYAVGVGWIIFLFYVFLGAAAFWPQLGVHADARTAAGYVVVFLFMLVPLDGLLNNLPTVNAARVSLGRIEGVMTEFGALRTVPPASDAPDVPPAGAVTLRGVTHAYFHERDERMFRIGPIDLTIRPGELVFIVGGNGSGKTTLAKVLTGLYEPEEGTIEVDGRTIGWRERAAYRQRFSAVFNDFHLFDALLGIVDPDDPARAQADARANALLAKLALDHKVKVVDGAFSNRALSTGQRKRLALVVAYLEDRPFYLFDEWAADQDPSFKAVFYEQLLPELRARGKAVIVITHDDRYFGLADRLLKLDNGQIVSDTAPARPHARDGADALSA; encoded by the coding sequence ATGACCGCCGCTCACGAGCCTTCTTCCCCGCCGTCCCTCGACGCTTCCCCCGGCCGCCCCGCGGCCCGCCTGATCCTCGCGCTGCTGCGCGAAAGCCGCGCGTCGCTCGCGCTCGCGCTCGTCGCGTGCGTGCTCAACGGCATCGCGAGCGTGCTGCTCGTGGCGACGCTGAACCGCGCGCTCGCGACGCCCGGCGCCGCCGACGCGGCGCTCGCGTGGCGGTTCGCGCTGTGCGCGGTGACCGCGCTCGTCACGCGCATCGTCTCGGGCACGCTGTTCGCACGGCTGTCGCAGGACACGATGGCGCGGCTGCGCGTGCATCTCGCGCGCCGCGTCGGCGCGGCCGAGCTGCGCGACATCGAGCGGATCGGCGCCGCGCCGGTGCAGTCGGTGCTGACCGACGACGCGACCAACGTATCGATGCTGTTCTTCGCGCTGCCGAATCTGGTGATGCACGGCTCGATCGTGTTCGGCTGCCTCGGCTATCTCGCATGGCTGTCGTGGCCGGTGTGCGCACTCGCGCTGACCGCGATCGTCGCGGGCTCGCTCGGCTACCACACCGGCGACCGGCGCGCGATCGCATCGCTGGAAGCGGCCGGCCACGCGCAGGACCGCCTGTTCGGCTATCTCGGCTCGCTGTTCTCCGGCGCGAAGGAGCTGAAGCTGCACGACGCGCGCGCGCGCCAGTTCGTCGACGGCCAGCTCGGCGCCGCGATCGGCGAAGTGCGCGATCACCGGCGCCGCGCGTTCAGCGCGTATGCGGTCGGCGTCGGCTGGATCATCTTCCTGTTCTACGTGTTCCTCGGCGCGGCCGCGTTCTGGCCGCAGCTCGGCGTGCATGCGGACGCGCGCACCGCGGCCGGGTACGTCGTCGTGTTCCTGTTCATGCTCGTGCCGCTCGACGGGCTGCTGAACAATCTGCCGACCGTCAACGCGGCGCGCGTGTCGCTCGGACGGATCGAAGGCGTGATGACCGAATTCGGTGCGCTGCGCACCGTGCCGCCGGCGAGCGATGCGCCCGACGTGCCGCCGGCCGGCGCCGTCACGCTGCGCGGCGTCACGCACGCGTATTTCCACGAACGCGACGAACGAATGTTCCGGATCGGGCCGATCGACCTGACGATCCGGCCGGGCGAACTGGTGTTTATCGTCGGCGGCAACGGCAGCGGCAAGACCACGCTCGCGAAGGTGCTGACGGGGCTCTACGAGCCGGAGGAAGGCACGATCGAGGTCGACGGCCGCACGATCGGCTGGCGCGAGCGCGCCGCGTACCGGCAACGCTTCAGCGCCGTGTTCAACGACTTCCACCTGTTCGATGCGCTGCTCGGGATCGTCGATCCGGACGACCCGGCGCGCGCGCAGGCCGACGCGCGCGCGAACGCGCTGCTCGCGAAGCTCGCGCTGGATCACAAGGTGAAGGTCGTCGACGGTGCGTTCTCGAACCGCGCACTGTCGACGGGCCAGCGCAAGCGGCTCGCGCTCGTCGTCGCGTATCTGGAGGACCGGCCGTTCTACCTGTTCGACGAATGGGCAGCCGATCAGGATCCGTCGTTCAAGGCCGTGTTTTACGAGCAGTTGCTGCCCGAGCTGCGCGCGCGCGGCAAGGCCGTGATCGTGATTACGCACGACGACCGTTACTTCGGCCTCGCCGATCGGCTGCTGAAGCTCGACAACGGGCAGATCGTCAGCGACACGGCGCCCGCACGGCCGCACGCACGGG